In one window of Bizionia sp. M204 DNA:
- a CDS encoding BT0820 family HAD-type phosphatase, with product MNFTDKLIIAVDFDGTIVEDAYPKIGKPKLFAFETLERLQKEGHRIILWTYRSDIRLAEAVAFCKENGLEFYAVNKSFPEEQFDYTKSRKIHADIFVDDRNIGGLLGWGEIYQLLANPKYHPHKLPKKKGLFSFFRR from the coding sequence ATGAATTTCACCGATAAACTTATTATAGCCGTCGATTTTGATGGAACCATTGTAGAAGATGCCTATCCAAAAATTGGAAAGCCTAAACTATTTGCTTTTGAAACACTTGAACGCTTGCAAAAAGAAGGTCACAGAATAATTTTATGGACATATAGAAGCGATATTCGTTTAGCAGAAGCTGTTGCGTTTTGTAAAGAAAATGGCTTGGAATTTTATGCTGTAAATAAAAGTTTTCCGGAAGAGCAATTCGATTATACGAAAAGTCGAAAAATCCATGCGGACATTTTTGTAGATGACAGAAATATAGGTGGTCTTTTGGGTTGGGGTGAAATTTATCAATTGCTTGCCAACCCAAAGTACCATCCTCATAAACTTCCAAAAAAGAAAGGATTATTTTCCTTTTTTAGAAGATAA
- the gpmI gene encoding 2,3-bisphosphoglycerate-independent phosphoglycerate mutase — MDKKVILMILDGWGKSPDPKVSAIDHANTPFIDSLYSKYPHASLRTDGLHVGLPEGQMGNSEVGHMNLGAGRIVYQDLVKINLAVKNNTLKDEHTLMDAFNYANIHNKPVHFVGLVSDGGVHSHINHLYGLVDAANQAGVTNSYVHAFTDGRDVDPKSGFDFISKLENFIINSPTELASITGRYYAMDRDQRWERIKLAYDVLVNGIGTPAKNATDAIQQSYDAGITDEFIKPIVMVDGQNQPKATIKDGDVVIFFNFRTDRGRELTEALSQVDFHEQNMHKLNLYFVTMTSYDDTYNNVHVVYHKDNLNNTLGEVLEKHNKKQIRIAETEKYPHVTFFFSGGRETPFTGETRILRNSPKVATYDLKPEMSAYELRDALIPELQKGDVDFVCLNFANGDMVGHTGVMAAAIKACEVVDTCVRDVITTALENNYTTLLIADHGNCETMINPDGSPNTAHTTNPVPIILIDKDLKSIKDGVLGDLAPTILKLMGVPQPEAMTQHPLI, encoded by the coding sequence ATGGATAAAAAAGTGATATTAATGATTTTAGACGGTTGGGGGAAATCTCCCGACCCTAAAGTTTCCGCTATAGATCATGCCAACACACCATTTATAGATTCTCTATATTCTAAATATCCACATGCTAGTTTACGAACCGATGGCTTGCATGTTGGACTCCCTGAAGGTCAAATGGGAAATAGCGAAGTGGGTCACATGAATCTTGGCGCTGGACGCATTGTATATCAAGATTTGGTGAAAATTAATTTGGCCGTAAAGAATAATACCCTCAAAGACGAGCACACCTTAATGGATGCCTTTAACTACGCAAACATTCATAACAAACCTGTTCATTTTGTAGGTTTGGTAAGTGATGGTGGTGTGCATTCTCATATTAATCATTTATACGGATTAGTTGATGCGGCCAATCAAGCCGGTGTTACCAATTCGTATGTTCATGCCTTTACAGATGGTCGTGATGTGGACCCAAAGTCAGGTTTTGATTTTATTTCAAAATTAGAAAATTTTATAATTAATTCACCAACCGAATTAGCCAGTATTACGGGTAGATATTATGCCATGGATCGGGATCAACGTTGGGAGCGTATTAAGTTAGCGTATGATGTTTTGGTGAATGGCATAGGAACTCCAGCAAAAAATGCCACGGACGCTATTCAACAAAGTTATGATGCCGGTATTACAGATGAGTTTATAAAACCTATAGTTATGGTTGATGGGCAAAATCAACCAAAAGCAACCATCAAGGATGGCGACGTAGTAATCTTTTTCAATTTTAGAACAGATAGAGGTCGTGAGTTAACGGAAGCACTTTCGCAAGTGGATTTTCATGAGCAAAATATGCATAAGCTTAATTTGTATTTTGTAACCATGACGAGTTATGATGACACTTATAATAACGTTCACGTCGTGTATCATAAAGACAATCTAAATAATACGCTTGGCGAAGTTTTAGAAAAGCACAATAAGAAACAGATTCGGATTGCCGAAACTGAAAAATATCCACACGTAACATTTTTCTTTTCTGGTGGTCGTGAAACACCGTTTACAGGTGAAACTCGAATTTTAAGAAACTCCCCAAAAGTAGCTACCTACGATTTAAAACCCGAAATGAGTGCCTACGAATTGCGTGATGCTTTAATTCCAGAATTGCAGAAAGGCGATGTAGATTTCGTCTGTTTAAATTTTGCAAATGGAGATATGGTTGGTCATACAGGTGTTATGGCTGCAGCAATAAAAGCTTGTGAAGTGGTGGATACGTGCGTTAGAGATGTTATAACAACAGCGCTTGAAAATAACTATACCACATTACTAATTGCCGACCATGGTAATTGCGAGACCATGATAAATCCAGATGGCTCACCAAATACAGCACATACCACAAATCCAGTTCCAATAATTTTAATTGACAAGGATTTAAAATCTATTAAAGATGGGGTTTTGGGCGATTTAGCACCAACAATTTTAAAACTCATGGGAGTTCCACAACCGGAAGCCATGACGCAACATCCTCTTATATAA
- a CDS encoding GNAT family N-acetyltransferase produces the protein MTTNFHKIDQFNYCVKPISAEETYAVRQPVLRAGRPIEDCVFEGDKLASTCHLGLFYKETIIGVATYIKNKNAVFPEELQYQLRGMAILKNHQQKGLGALLIRAGEAKLLKMKVDRLWFNAREVATKFYANHGYQIEGDSFNIESIGIHFLMTKKLFYV, from the coding sequence ATGACAACTAATTTCCATAAAATAGACCAATTTAACTATTGTGTTAAGCCTATTTCTGCTGAAGAAACCTATGCTGTTAGACAACCGGTTTTAAGAGCCGGTAGACCTATTGAAGATTGTGTTTTTGAAGGTGACAAGTTAGCATCAACATGCCATTTAGGATTATTTTATAAGGAAACTATTATTGGCGTTGCCACGTATATAAAAAATAAAAACGCCGTTTTTCCTGAAGAACTACAGTATCAATTACGAGGTATGGCTATTTTAAAAAATCATCAACAAAAAGGCTTGGGAGCACTTTTAATTCGGGCAGGTGAAGCGAAATTATTAAAAATGAAGGTTGACAGATTATGGTTTAATGCGCGCGAAGTGGCCACCAAATTCTATGCAAATCATGGCTATCAAATTGAAGGAGACAGCTTTAATATTGAAAGTATTGGTATTCATTTTTTGATGACTAAAAAACTTTTTTACGTGTGA
- the pepE gene encoding dipeptidase PepE, whose amino-acid sequence MKQLLIASTSTIHGSGYLDYLLEELQVFFKDCQTILFIPYARPGGMSHDEYTQKAREAFQKINKNVIGIHEFESATEAINQAEGIFTGGGNTFVLLSQLYKNNCMEALKNAIHAGIPYLGTSAGSNICGLTINTTNDMPIVYPPTFKALAFVPFNINPHYLDPIPNTKHMGETRETRIKEFHAYNTFPVVGLREGSWLEVKGKSITLKGTLDARIFEYEKEPYEIKTDTSLQHLT is encoded by the coding sequence ATGAAACAATTACTTATTGCAAGCACATCAACTATTCATGGTAGTGGATATTTAGATTATTTATTGGAAGAATTGCAGGTGTTTTTTAAAGATTGCCAAACTATTTTATTTATTCCTTATGCACGACCAGGCGGTATGTCGCATGATGAGTATACCCAAAAAGCACGTGAGGCTTTTCAAAAAATTAATAAAAACGTGATTGGGATTCATGAGTTTGAATCGGCTACCGAAGCAATAAATCAAGCTGAAGGTATTTTTACAGGTGGAGGTAATACCTTTGTTTTGCTTTCTCAATTGTATAAAAACAACTGTATGGAAGCTTTAAAAAATGCCATTCATGCCGGCATACCATATTTAGGAACTAGCGCTGGCAGTAATATTTGCGGTTTAACTATTAATACCACCAATGATATGCCTATTGTATATCCGCCAACGTTTAAGGCACTAGCCTTTGTACCATTTAATATTAATCCTCATTATCTAGATCCCATCCCGAATACCAAACACATGGGTGAAACCCGCGAAACACGAATTAAAGAATTTCATGCATACAACACATTTCCTGTTGTTGGATTACGTGAAGGTAGTTGGTTAGAAGTAAAAGGTAAATCCATCACCTTGAAAGGAACTTTAGATGCTCGAATTTTTGAATATGAAAAGGAACCTTATGAAATTAAAACGGATACTAGCTTACAGCATTTAACATAA
- a CDS encoding acetyl-CoA hydrolase/transferase family protein, with translation MYKSVSAQEAVKIVKSNSKIYIQAAAAAPQVLLRALTERHEELRNVEICQLHTEGDAPYANPEYRDSFHVNSFFIGKNVRHTLKAGNGSYTPVFLSELPLLFKRNIVDLQYAFIHVSVPDKHGYCSLGVSVEATLAAIDNADVVIAQVNVQMPRTHGAGIIHHSEIDVFVDCDEALPTHDMVTPSEIESKIGTHVAGLIEDRSTLQMGIGNIPNAVLTRLTNHKDLGLHTEMFSDGVIDLILNDVINGNYKGINRGRALTTFLMGSKRLYDYVDDNPFVEMRASNYTNDVSIIKRNPKMVAINSAIEVDVTGQVCADSIGAHMYSGVGGQMDFIRGASLSEGGKAIIALPSTTKSGISRIVPSLKPGAGVVTTRSHVHYVVTEYGIANLYGKTIKERVKALVNIAHPDHQETVDKSYFELIRG, from the coding sequence ATGTATAAGTCAGTTTCGGCGCAAGAGGCCGTAAAAATCGTAAAATCAAATAGTAAAATTTATATTCAAGCAGCTGCCGCAGCACCGCAAGTTTTACTTCGTGCTTTAACAGAAAGACATGAAGAATTACGCAATGTAGAAATTTGTCAGCTACACACCGAAGGTGATGCCCCTTATGCGAACCCAGAATATCGGGATAGTTTTCATGTGAATTCCTTTTTTATAGGAAAAAATGTGCGGCACACCTTGAAAGCAGGAAACGGTTCATATACGCCTGTTTTTTTAAGTGAATTACCTTTGCTTTTTAAACGTAATATTGTGGATTTACAATATGCTTTTATTCATGTGTCCGTACCTGATAAACATGGTTATTGCTCTTTAGGTGTTTCTGTTGAAGCAACGTTAGCCGCTATTGATAATGCAGATGTTGTTATAGCACAAGTAAATGTACAAATGCCAAGAACCCATGGCGCGGGAATTATTCACCATTCTGAAATTGATGTTTTTGTAGATTGTGATGAAGCTTTACCAACGCATGACATGGTAACGCCTTCCGAAATTGAAAGTAAAATTGGAACCCATGTAGCGGGTTTAATTGAAGATAGAAGTACACTTCAAATGGGAATTGGTAATATTCCAAATGCCGTTTTAACACGCTTAACGAATCATAAAGATTTAGGCCTGCATACGGAAATGTTTTCCGATGGTGTTATTGATTTAATTTTGAACGATGTCATTAACGGAAACTATAAAGGCATTAATCGTGGTCGCGCTTTAACAACCTTTTTAATGGGTTCCAAGCGACTTTATGACTATGTAGATGATAATCCATTTGTAGAAATGCGGGCTTCTAATTACACAAATGATGTGTCTATTATAAAACGAAATCCTAAAATGGTGGCTATAAACTCTGCTATAGAGGTGGATGTTACGGGACAAGTTTGTGCAGATTCTATTGGAGCACACATGTACTCCGGTGTTGGTGGGCAAATGGATTTTATTCGTGGTGCTTCCTTAAGTGAAGGCGGAAAAGCAATTATTGCTTTGCCATCTACAACAAAATCTGGAATTAGTAGAATTGTTCCAAGTTTAAAACCTGGAGCTGGTGTGGTAACAACCCGATCGCATGTGCATTATGTGGTTACGGAATATGGTATTGCCAATTTGTACGGGAAAACTATTAAAGAACGCGTGAAAGCATTAGTAAATATAGCACATCCTGATCATCAAGAGACTGTTGATAAAAGTTACTTTGAATTAATAAGAGGATAA